A genomic segment from Methanolobus zinderi encodes:
- a CDS encoding P-II family nitrogen regulator: protein MQMIRAIVRPNKVTDIVEELEKEGFVSLTKTDVFGRGKQRGIHTAEVQFDELPKTMLMMVVEDADKSKVIDIIKGSAHTGKYGDGKIFVNPVENAYTIRTGESGL from the coding sequence ATGCAAATGATCCGTGCAATAGTCAGACCGAACAAGGTCACTGACATTGTCGAAGAACTTGAGAAGGAAGGATTCGTATCCCTTACCAAGACCGATGTTTTCGGAAGAGGTAAGCAGAGAGGTATCCACACCGCAGAGGTACAGTTCGATGAACTTCCAAAGACGATGCTCATGATGGTAGTTGAAGACGCAGACAAGTCAAAGGTAATAGACATAATCAAGGGTTCAGCACACACAGGAAAGTACGGAGACGGAAAGATCTTCGTAAATCCGGTAGAAAACGCTTACACAATACGTACCGGCGAAAGCGGACTGTAA